A region from the Methylocella sp. genome encodes:
- a CDS encoding CoA ester lyase, with the protein MLFIPADSEKKLAKGFGSGADCLFLDLEDSIAPKTKPKAREMALAYLLAAKGRQAKPELYVRVNALESGLIDDDLDAVMQGAPDGIVLPKCVNGAALQHLGAKLAVKEAECDLPDGSTRIIAIVTETAASIFSMGTYAGASTRLAGLTWGAEDLSACLGAETARGSDRAYTAPYAFARSLTLFAARAAEALAIDAIYPNFRDSAGCREECEAARRDGFDGKMAIHADQVGVINAAFTPSDNAIARARAIVEAFATDPQAGVISFEGEMLDQPHLMRARRLLQRLTSSGAKSSSEGGA; encoded by the coding sequence ATGCTGTTCATTCCCGCCGACAGCGAGAAGAAGCTCGCAAAGGGTTTTGGCTCCGGGGCGGATTGTCTGTTTCTCGATCTTGAGGACTCGATCGCGCCAAAAACCAAGCCGAAGGCGCGCGAGATGGCCTTGGCCTATCTCTTGGCCGCGAAAGGGCGGCAGGCAAAACCTGAGCTTTATGTGCGCGTCAACGCCCTGGAGAGCGGCCTCATCGATGATGATCTCGACGCCGTCATGCAAGGCGCTCCGGACGGAATCGTCTTACCCAAATGCGTCAATGGCGCGGCGCTTCAGCACCTCGGCGCCAAGCTTGCCGTTAAGGAAGCTGAATGCGACCTGCCCGATGGCTCGACGCGGATCATCGCCATCGTCACCGAGACGGCGGCCTCGATCTTCAGCATGGGAACTTACGCCGGGGCGAGCACGCGCCTCGCGGGCCTGACCTGGGGCGCTGAGGACCTCTCCGCATGTCTTGGCGCTGAGACCGCCCGCGGCTCCGATCGCGCCTATACGGCGCCCTATGCTTTCGCCCGCAGCCTGACTTTGTTTGCGGCGCGGGCGGCGGAAGCGCTGGCGATCGATGCGATTTACCCGAATTTCCGCGATTCCGCCGGCTGCCGGGAGGAATGCGAGGCCGCGCGGCGCGACGGCTTTGACGGCAAGATGGCGATCCATGCCGATCAGGTCGGAGTGATCAATGCGGCGTTCACGCCTTCAGACAACGCCATCGCGAGAGCGCGGGCCATCGTCGAGGCGTTCGCCACAGACCCGCAGGCCGGGGTTATCAGCTTTGAGGGCGAAATGCTGGATCAACCCCATCTGATGCGGGCGCGGCGGCTGCTTCAGCGCCTTACCAGTTCAGGGGCGAAATCCTCATCCGAGGGAGGCGCATAG
- a CDS encoding iron-sulfur cluster assembly accessory protein has product MPNPQFAVISLTEAGAARARDLIASAGRPIAGLKVGTKNGGCAGMTYTVDLAEEIQAGDHIVEDQGVKVLIAPKDFMFLLGTKLDFETNKFSSSFTFHNPNQTGSCGCGESVSIAPAQLEKTN; this is encoded by the coding sequence ATGCCCAACCCACAATTTGCAGTCATCTCACTGACCGAAGCAGGAGCCGCCCGCGCTCGCGACCTTATTGCGTCCGCCGGCCGGCCGATTGCGGGACTGAAGGTCGGGACCAAGAACGGCGGTTGCGCGGGCATGACCTATACTGTAGACCTCGCGGAAGAGATTCAGGCCGGCGATCACATCGTCGAGGATCAGGGGGTAAAAGTCCTGATCGCGCCAAAAGATTTTATGTTTCTGCTCGGAACGAAGCTGGATTTTGAGACGAACAAGTTTTCGTCGAGCTTCACGTTCCACAATCCGAATCAGACGGGGTCATGCGGCTGCGGCGAATCGGTTTCGATCGCTCCTGCGCAGCTCGAAAAGACCAACTGA
- the mfd gene encoding transcription-repair coupling factor: MADLKRAIAELAKGGSLTLASLTDGFDAFCVADLTRALAREAENRAVVLVHVARDSQRASAFAEALSFAAPDIETLDFPPWDCQPYDRVSPNASIAARRMIVLSRLARSRSSEERPRILSTTIKALLQRVAPLQRIAGDTFSAAPGNAVDMDALTQWLETNGFTRASTVRDAGEYAVRGGILDLFAPGMAQPVRLDFFGDTLETIRAFDPESQRTIGPLRGLDLVPMSEVQLTTEAMRRFRQAYVACFGAQTRGDGLYEAISEGRRHAGYEHWLPLFYDRLDTVFDYAGRAPLIFDPLIDEAAHQRLALIDDYYEARKTAYDADPAHSNYKPLKPDQLYLSEAEWKQRTGGARVVRMTPFAQPESARGLIVDCGSKPGRSFAPERADENANVFSAAVEHVKTLQAERKRVILAAWSDGSRERLSHVLADHGLANAAPVSSLEQALGLPQSSVAMAVIGLEAGFEAGDLVIVGEQDILGDRLLRSRKKPRRAQDFLSEVGSLTAGDIVVHVDHGIGRFIGLQAIEAGGAPHDCLELHYADGAKLFLPVENLELLSRYGSEDTEVQLDRLGGGGWQKRKAKMRKRILEMAAGLIKIAAARETKAAPKLSPPEGLYAEFSAGFPYDETEDQLSTIEAVLEDMASGRPMDRLVCGDVGFGKTEVALRAAFAAAIEGKQVAVIVPTTLLARQHFKNFAARFAHLPIKVAQMSRMVSAADLKAAKAGAASGEVDIIVGTHAALGKTVDYKDLGLVVIDEEQHFGVKHKERLKELRAEVHVLTLSATPIPRTLQLALTGVRELSIIATPPVDRLAVRTFISPFDPLLVREALLRERYRGGQSFYVCPRIDDIEEAAAFLRQHVPEVKFVIAHGQLAATELEDKMAAFYDGQYDVLLSTAIVESGLDIPTANTLIVHRADMFGLAQLYQLRGRVGRSKVRAYAMFTVPADRAMTPQAERRLKVLHSLDTLGAGFQLASHDLDIRGAGNLLGDDQSGHIKEVGYELYQQMLQEAIEALKSGVEEPAEETWSPSITLGTPVTIPEEYVADLQLRLGLYRRLASLETDAEIETFAAEMIDRFGPLPGEVEQLMKLVSIKVLCRQAHVEKVDAGPKGVIISFRDNSFANPQGLVRYVTEQGHDAKVRPDMKIVFIRDFDGVAARLEGTRQIMRTLAAIAMKKAA, translated from the coding sequence GTGGCTGATCTTAAACGAGCGATTGCCGAACTCGCCAAAGGCGGCTCGCTGACGCTGGCTTCCTTGACCGACGGGTTCGATGCGTTTTGCGTCGCTGATTTGACCCGCGCGCTTGCTCGCGAGGCCGAAAATCGCGCCGTCGTTCTGGTCCACGTGGCGCGCGACAGCCAGCGCGCCAGCGCCTTCGCCGAGGCTCTCTCTTTCGCGGCGCCGGACATCGAGACCCTCGATTTCCCTCCATGGGATTGCCAGCCCTATGATCGGGTGTCGCCGAATGCGTCAATCGCCGCGCGGCGCATGATCGTCCTTTCGCGGTTGGCGCGCTCGCGTTCCAGCGAGGAGCGCCCCCGAATTCTCTCAACCACGATCAAGGCTCTCCTCCAGCGCGTCGCGCCTTTGCAACGGATCGCCGGCGATACATTTTCGGCGGCCCCCGGCAATGCCGTCGATATGGACGCGCTCACGCAATGGCTTGAGACCAATGGCTTCACGCGGGCCTCGACCGTGCGCGACGCCGGCGAATATGCCGTGCGGGGCGGCATTCTTGATCTCTTCGCGCCCGGAATGGCGCAGCCCGTGCGGCTTGATTTCTTTGGCGATACGCTGGAGACGATCCGCGCTTTCGACCCTGAGTCGCAACGCACCATCGGTCCTTTGCGCGGGCTGGATCTCGTGCCGATGAGCGAAGTTCAGCTCACGACGGAAGCGATGCGCCGGTTCCGGCAGGCCTATGTGGCATGTTTCGGGGCGCAGACCCGCGGCGATGGACTCTATGAAGCGATCAGCGAAGGCCGCAGGCATGCCGGCTATGAGCATTGGCTGCCGCTGTTCTACGACCGCCTCGACACGGTGTTCGATTATGCGGGCAGGGCCCCCTTGATTTTCGATCCGCTGATTGACGAGGCCGCCCACCAACGCCTCGCGCTCATCGACGACTATTATGAGGCGCGCAAGACCGCCTATGACGCCGATCCCGCGCACTCCAATTATAAACCGCTCAAACCCGATCAGCTTTATTTGTCGGAGGCGGAATGGAAGCAACGTACCGGGGGCGCTCGCGTCGTGCGGATGACGCCTTTCGCGCAGCCCGAAAGCGCGCGCGGCCTTATCGTTGATTGCGGCTCGAAGCCGGGGCGCAGTTTTGCGCCGGAACGCGCCGACGAAAACGCCAATGTATTCAGCGCCGCCGTTGAACACGTCAAAACGCTGCAAGCCGAGCGAAAGCGGGTCATTCTGGCGGCTTGGTCGGACGGCTCGCGCGAGCGGCTGTCTCATGTCCTCGCCGACCATGGCCTCGCCAACGCCGCGCCGGTTTCCTCGCTGGAGCAGGCCTTGGGGCTGCCGCAATCAAGCGTGGCCATGGCGGTCATCGGCCTTGAGGCCGGTTTCGAGGCCGGCGATCTCGTCATCGTCGGCGAGCAGGATATTTTGGGCGACCGCCTGTTGCGCAGCCGCAAAAAGCCTCGGCGCGCGCAGGACTTTTTGAGCGAGGTCGGCTCGCTGACGGCCGGCGATATCGTCGTCCACGTCGATCATGGCATCGGACGATTTATCGGCCTGCAGGCCATCGAGGCGGGCGGCGCGCCGCATGATTGTCTCGAACTGCACTACGCCGACGGCGCAAAATTATTTCTGCCCGTCGAAAACCTTGAGCTTTTGTCGCGCTATGGCTCGGAAGACACCGAGGTTCAACTCGATCGCCTCGGCGGCGGCGGCTGGCAGAAGCGCAAAGCGAAGATGCGCAAGCGCATTCTCGAAATGGCCGCCGGCCTCATCAAGATCGCCGCCGCGCGAGAGACCAAAGCGGCGCCAAAACTCTCTCCCCCCGAAGGGCTTTATGCGGAATTCTCCGCCGGTTTTCCCTATGACGAGACGGAAGACCAGCTCTCGACGATCGAGGCGGTTCTGGAGGACATGGCGTCCGGCCGCCCGATGGATCGCCTCGTCTGCGGCGACGTCGGTTTCGGCAAGACCGAGGTCGCCCTACGCGCCGCTTTCGCCGCGGCGATCGAGGGCAAGCAGGTTGCGGTGATCGTGCCGACGACGCTGCTGGCGCGCCAGCATTTTAAGAATTTCGCGGCGCGCTTCGCTCATTTGCCGATCAAGGTCGCGCAAATGTCGCGCATGGTAAGCGCGGCCGATCTCAAGGCCGCCAAGGCGGGCGCAGCCTCGGGTGAAGTCGACATTATCGTCGGCACCCACGCGGCGCTCGGCAAGACAGTCGACTACAAGGACCTTGGCCTCGTCGTGATTGACGAGGAGCAGCATTTTGGCGTTAAGCACAAAGAGCGGCTGAAGGAATTGCGCGCGGAAGTGCATGTCCTGACTTTGTCCGCGACGCCGATCCCGCGCACCTTGCAGCTTGCCTTGACCGGCGTACGCGAACTTTCGATCATCGCGACGCCGCCGGTCGACCGTCTCGCAGTGCGCACGTTCATTTCGCCGTTCGACCCGCTTCTTGTGCGCGAGGCGCTGCTGCGCGAGCGCTATCGCGGCGGCCAAAGTTTTTATGTCTGTCCGCGCATCGACGACATCGAGGAAGCCGCCGCCTTTTTGCGCCAGCACGTTCCAGAAGTAAAATTCGTCATCGCCCACGGTCAGCTGGCCGCGACTGAACTCGAAGACAAAATGGCGGCCTTCTATGACGGCCAATATGATGTCTTGCTTTCGACCGCGATTGTCGAATCCGGGCTCGATATTCCGACCGCCAATACGCTTATCGTGCATCGCGCCGATATGTTTGGCCTCGCCCAGCTCTATCAATTGCGCGGCAGGGTCGGCCGCTCAAAAGTTCGCGCCTATGCCATGTTCACCGTTCCGGCGGATCGCGCCATGACGCCGCAAGCCGAGCGGCGGCTCAAGGTACTGCATTCGCTCGATACGCTCGGGGCCGGGTTCCAGCTCGCCAGCCACGACCTCGACATTCGCGGCGCCGGCAATCTGCTCGGCGATGATCAGTCCGGCCACATCAAGGAAGTCGGCTACGAACTTTATCAGCAGATGCTGCAGGAGGCGATCGAGGCCTTGAAGTCCGGCGTCGAGGAGCCGGCTGAGGAGACCTGGTCGCCCTCGATCACGCTGGGGACGCCGGTCACCATTCCCGAGGAATATGTCGCTGATCTGCAATTGCGGCTCGGTCTCTACCGACGTCTCGCGAGCCTCGAAACGGATGCGGAAATCGAGACCTTCGCGGCCGAGATGATCGATCGCTTCGGGCCTTTGCCGGGCGAAGTCGAGCAGCTGATGAAACTGGTGTCGATCAAGGTCCTGTGCCGCCAGGCGCATGTCGAGAAGGTCGACGCCGGTCCAAAGGGCGTCATCATTTCGTTCCGCGACAATTCCTTCGCCAATCCGCAAGGGCTCGTCCGCTATGTGACCGAGCAAGGCCACGACGCCAAGGTTCGGCCCGATATGAAGATCGTGTTCATCCGCGATTTCGACGGAGTGGCGGCGCGGCTCGAGGGAACCCGGCAGATCATGCGGACGCTCGCCGCCATCGCCATGAAGAAAGCGGCGTGA
- a CDS encoding succinate dehydrogenase assembly factor 2 encodes MSGLPPTSATIDARRRRIKFRSWHRGMLETDLLLGRFADAEVENLSEAELDDYEVLLEAVDRDIFSWATGEAETPPLYDTRVFRKLIAFHAGFYPVKI; translated from the coding sequence ATGTCCGGTTTGCCGCCAACGAGCGCGACGATCGACGCCCGCCGGCGCCGCATCAAATTTCGGTCTTGGCATCGTGGAATGCTGGAGACCGACCTGCTCCTTGGCCGATTCGCCGACGCCGAGGTCGAAAACCTCAGCGAGGCCGAGCTCGACGATTATGAGGTCTTGCTGGAGGCGGTGGACCGTGACATTTTCAGCTGGGCGACGGGTGAGGCGGAAACGCCGCCACTGTATGATACGCGGGTGTTCCGGAAACTTATCGCTTTCCATGCCGGCTTTTATCCGGTCAAGATCTAG
- a CDS encoding sulfotransferase domain-containing protein has translation MTGVRSVDFFIVGVQKGGTTALDSYLRRNPFVQMADVKEVHFFDNESLDWSDPNYLPFHEHFEWSQTSGVIRGEATPIYIYWPNAMERIRRYNAASKLIVCLRHPAYRAHSHWRMETKRSADTLSFEDAISEVGRSRVRNLDRGVHRVYSYVERGFYAHQIRRLRELFPPEQLLFLRTDDLWTRTENTLSRVYRFSEP, from the coding sequence ATGACCGGTGTGCGTTCCGTCGATTTTTTTATCGTTGGCGTTCAAAAGGGCGGCACGACGGCTCTGGACTCCTATCTACGGCGAAATCCGTTCGTTCAAATGGCCGACGTAAAGGAAGTCCATTTCTTCGACAACGAAAGCCTCGACTGGAGTGATCCAAACTACCTGCCTTTCCACGAGCATTTTGAGTGGTCTCAGACCTCTGGGGTCATCCGCGGCGAAGCGACGCCGATATATATTTATTGGCCAAATGCCATGGAGAGGATTCGCCGCTACAACGCCGCGTCCAAGTTGATCGTGTGTCTGCGGCATCCCGCCTACCGCGCGCATTCGCACTGGCGGATGGAGACCAAGCGGTCGGCCGACACATTGTCATTTGAGGACGCCATTTCGGAAGTGGGCCGCAGCCGTGTGCGGAACTTGGATCGAGGCGTCCACCGCGTTTATTCATATGTTGAGCGTGGCTTCTACGCTCATCAGATTCGTAGACTGAGAGAATTGTTTCCGCCGGAGCAACTGCTGTTTCTTAGAACTGACGATTTATGGACGAGGACGGAAAATACTCTCTCTCGTGTTTATCGTTTTTCTGAACCTTGA
- a CDS encoding glycosyltransferase, which produces MLFVRDFAGFTGGHLKFADYMRHTAASGIADPVLYQTPRSRDVSGNIFNDYEGATIDELRPFPAYFLAGEDWFILEAAGIDPGGRPVVNLIQGLRHADPAHPLFAYLARPALRICVSSAVADAIRGHANGDVQVVENGVELDAVVDRRPLAAPPRILIAGFKNPQVARAISARLESHAEVDLVVEQMPRLAFLAKIAAASICVMLPVAREGFFLPPLEAMALERGVVTPDCGGNRAYCRPGENCLMPDYDADALAAAALELAHDQRQLERLAAGGVRTAAKYSVDRERIAYQAALASYLGR; this is translated from the coding sequence ATGCTGTTCGTTCGTGACTTCGCCGGGTTTACCGGCGGGCATCTAAAGTTCGCGGACTATATGAGACATACGGCTGCAAGCGGGATAGCCGACCCTGTGCTGTACCAAACGCCGCGTTCGCGCGATGTTTCCGGCAACATTTTCAATGATTATGAAGGCGCCACAATTGATGAGCTGCGTCCTTTTCCGGCCTATTTCCTCGCCGGCGAGGACTGGTTCATCCTTGAAGCGGCCGGCATTGATCCTGGCGGAAGGCCGGTCGTCAATCTGATCCAAGGCCTTCGCCACGCCGACCCGGCGCATCCGCTCTTCGCTTACCTCGCGCGTCCGGCGCTGAGGATATGCGTTAGCTCCGCCGTGGCGGACGCTATTCGCGGCCATGCGAACGGCGATGTGCAAGTCGTCGAGAACGGCGTCGAGCTTGACGCGGTCGTCGATCGGCGGCCGCTCGCCGCTCCGCCGCGCATCCTCATTGCCGGCTTCAAGAATCCGCAGGTCGCCCGTGCTATCTCAGCGCGACTCGAATCTCACGCCGAGGTCGATCTTGTGGTGGAACAGATGCCTCGCCTCGCCTTTCTGGCGAAAATCGCGGCAGCCTCGATCTGCGTCATGCTGCCGGTCGCGCGCGAAGGTTTTTTCCTGCCGCCGCTTGAAGCGATGGCGCTCGAGCGCGGGGTCGTTACGCCGGATTGCGGCGGCAACCGTGCCTATTGCCGTCCTGGCGAGAATTGCTTGATGCCGGACTACGATGCAGACGCCCTCGCCGCCGCAGCGCTGGAGCTTGCGCACGACCAGAGGCAGCTAGAACGGCTTGCAGCGGGCGGGGTGAGGACGGCGGCTAAATACTCGGTCGATCGGGAGCGCATCGCCTATCAAGCCGCTCTCGCCAGCTATCTCGGACGCTAG
- a CDS encoding succinate dehydrogenase assembly factor 2, which translates to MDIDGRRRRIKFRSWHRGMLEADLLLDGQMKQQIDDSSLGRRPAKQPIEQLAGFGPTARRAGRMEDESSRGARDQKHSPRTSLSQFA; encoded by the coding sequence GTGGATATCGACGGCCGCCGGCGCCGCATCAAATTTCGGTCCTGGCATCGTGGAATGCTGGAGGCCGATCTGCTGCTTGATGGGCAGATGAAGCAGCAGATCGACGACTCGAGCCTCGGGCGCCGCCCCGCCAAGCAGCCGATCGAGCAGCTTGCCGGTTTTGGGCCCACCGCCAGGAGGGCAGGGCGCATGGAGGATGAAAGCTCTCGAGGCGCGAGAGATCAAAAGCATAGTCCGCGCACGTCGCTCAGCCAATTCGCGTAA
- a CDS encoding polysaccharide pyruvyl transferase family protein: protein MFRTDAQQKIDNALAPVRLSYFIRVRNVGDRINPNLLETILLRRVIRLRDPSLPYILAIGSLFAAATPHSFIWGTGVMHPDFGVGDPDPARILAVRGKLTYGELSRNGKIVKDIPLGDPAFLIKTLLPSAQAQPRHFELGIIPHYVDLAHPFVLERARHEAIKIRDPTVPPEIFLDEMRQCRTIISSSLHGLIFAEALGLPNLWIKLSDEIAGDDFKFRDWFSLAQNPQAAGLRPSLDAPLETLIARCEPRHVDIDANALTSALTPAIAQACAEAANFSPRRIIPVDACRATPLPIFVISYNRAGALKQVVASYKRQTRPVEIIIHDNGSDDPATLALLDELSESGVMVYRRPAINSADDLNLVNESVADYFQTWGEPSRYVVTDCDVDLGVANANALLLYDEMLDRFRSAACVGPMLRISDISQKYFLFNHVMNRHIDQFWRQDPLFTSTSVGRIAYIEAPIDTTFALHRAGEPFCRLKQGLRTYFPYEARHLDWYLERDAPDPYYERSSANISHWNNKTYCERNRQEALLFKDYKVVEHDGDGHLVVRLRSPVTDNPC, encoded by the coding sequence ATGTTTCGAACTGACGCGCAGCAAAAAATTGACAATGCTCTCGCCCCAGTTCGCCTTTCCTATTTTATCCGCGTGCGGAACGTCGGCGACCGGATCAATCCAAATCTTCTCGAAACGATTTTGCTTCGCCGCGTCATTCGTTTGCGCGATCCATCGCTGCCTTACATCCTGGCGATTGGAAGCCTTTTCGCCGCGGCGACTCCCCATTCCTTCATATGGGGGACCGGCGTCATGCATCCCGACTTCGGCGTCGGTGACCCCGATCCTGCGCGAATATTGGCGGTCCGCGGCAAGCTCACTTACGGGGAGCTTTCACGCAACGGAAAGATAGTCAAAGACATTCCGCTCGGCGATCCGGCGTTCCTGATCAAAACACTTTTGCCAAGCGCCCAGGCGCAGCCGCGCCATTTCGAACTGGGCATCATTCCCCATTACGTCGATCTTGCTCATCCTTTCGTGTTGGAAAGAGCTCGACATGAAGCGATAAAAATCCGCGACCCCACGGTGCCGCCGGAGATTTTCCTCGATGAGATGAGGCAATGCCGGACGATCATCAGCTCAAGCCTGCACGGATTAATCTTCGCGGAAGCGCTCGGCCTCCCCAATCTATGGATCAAACTCTCCGACGAAATCGCCGGCGACGACTTCAAGTTCCGCGACTGGTTTTCACTAGCGCAAAATCCTCAGGCCGCTGGACTTCGCCCTTCGCTCGACGCACCGCTAGAAACCCTGATCGCAAGGTGCGAACCGCGCCACGTTGATATCGATGCGAACGCCTTGACGAGCGCGCTGACGCCCGCCATAGCGCAGGCTTGCGCGGAGGCCGCCAACTTTTCGCCGCGCCGCATCATCCCGGTCGATGCATGTCGAGCGACCCCCCTTCCGATTTTTGTGATTTCCTACAATCGCGCGGGCGCTCTGAAGCAAGTCGTCGCCTCCTATAAACGCCAGACGCGACCGGTGGAGATCATCATTCATGACAACGGAAGCGACGATCCCGCCACGCTCGCCCTCCTGGACGAACTGAGCGAATCTGGCGTGATGGTTTATAGACGACCAGCGATTAATTCCGCCGATGATCTCAATCTGGTAAATGAGAGCGTCGCCGATTATTTCCAGACTTGGGGCGAGCCATCGCGTTACGTCGTGACCGACTGCGACGTAGATCTTGGCGTCGCCAACGCCAATGCGCTTCTCCTCTACGACGAAATGCTTGACCGGTTTCGCAGCGCGGCCTGCGTCGGTCCGATGCTGCGGATCTCGGATATTTCGCAAAAGTACTTTCTCTTCAACCATGTGATGAACCGACATATCGACCAGTTTTGGCGTCAGGATCCGCTGTTTACTTCGACATCGGTCGGCCGAATCGCCTATATCGAAGCGCCAATCGACACGACCTTTGCGTTGCATCGCGCGGGAGAACCTTTTTGCCGCCTAAAACAGGGCCTAAGAACTTATTTCCCCTATGAGGCAAGGCATCTAGACTGGTATCTTGAACGAGACGCGCCCGATCCTTATTACGAGCGCTCTTCGGCAAATATTTCACATTGGAACAACAAGACTTATTGTGAACGCAATCGGCAGGAAGCGCTTCTGTTCAAAGATTATAAGGTGGTCGAGCATGATGGCGACGGTCATCTTGTCGTTCGCTTGAGAAGTCCTGTGACGGACAATCCTTGCTAG
- the recG gene encoding ATP-dependent DNA helicase RecG, producing the protein MRPALLNPLFASAASLPGVGPKTGKLLDRLLGGAAPEARVVDLLFHLPVATIDRRNRPKIVDAPLGAVVTLEAVVVEHRAPARGKGPYRVLVEDETGDVLLVFFLANHAWIQKSLPLGGRRWISGKLELWEGHRQMVHPAHVLDAEGFAKMSPVEPVYALTEGLFPKILMKAVDAALNRLPALPEWHEVAALARTEFPSFNEALRAAHQPPTPEAILPEAPARRRLAFDEFLAGQLALCLMRAELRRSPGRASIGDGRIFAKIIEALPFKLTPAQQSVLTEIHADLASDNRMLRLLQGDVGSGKTLVALLAMATCVEAGRQAALMAPTEILARQHFQALSGWAEAGLKLALLTGRDKGAERTRTLDALASGAIDIIIGTHALFQESVGFHDLGLAVVDEQHRFGVHQRLALGDKGERTDILVMTATPIPRSLVLTYFGDMDISTIREKPAGRKPIETRALPLERIDELVTRLRSAIDAGARAFWVCPLVEESELLDVAAAQERFTHLQAIFGDKVGLVHGKMKSHDKDAAMAAFAAGATQILVATTVIEVGVDVPEASIMVIEHAERFGLAQLHQLRGRVGRGAANSSCLLLYKGPLSETAKGRIAIMRETEDGFRIAEEDLRLRGEGEVLGSKQSGLPGFRLADIAAHGDLLILARKEAQKVVAENPRLEGERGQALRLLLTIFERGEAIRLLGAG; encoded by the coding sequence ATGCGCCCTGCCCTGCTTAATCCGTTGTTCGCTTCGGCTGCAAGCCTTCCTGGCGTTGGGCCCAAAACCGGCAAGCTGCTCGATCGGCTGCTCGGCGGGGCGGCGCCTGAGGCTCGGGTCGTCGATCTGCTGTTTCATCTGCCTGTCGCGACGATCGATCGGCGCAATAGGCCCAAAATTGTCGACGCCCCGCTGGGCGCGGTGGTGACGCTTGAGGCCGTTGTCGTGGAACACAGGGCGCCGGCGCGCGGCAAAGGCCCCTATCGAGTGCTGGTGGAGGATGAAACCGGCGATGTTCTTCTCGTCTTCTTCCTGGCCAACCACGCTTGGATCCAGAAAAGTCTTCCGCTCGGCGGCAGACGCTGGATTTCGGGCAAGCTCGAACTTTGGGAAGGCCATCGCCAGATGGTTCACCCTGCTCATGTCCTCGACGCCGAGGGCTTCGCCAAAATGTCGCCGGTCGAGCCTGTCTACGCCCTGACGGAGGGTCTTTTTCCCAAAATCCTGATGAAAGCGGTGGATGCGGCGCTGAACCGGCTTCCGGCCCTGCCGGAATGGCATGAGGTGGCCGCTCTCGCGAGGACGGAATTTCCGTCGTTCAACGAGGCTTTGCGCGCGGCGCATCAGCCCCCGACGCCGGAGGCGATCTTGCCCGAAGCGCCGGCGCGGAGGCGGCTCGCCTTTGATGAATTCCTCGCCGGCCAGCTCGCATTGTGCCTAATGCGGGCGGAGCTGCGGCGCTCGCCGGGGCGGGCCAGCATTGGCGATGGCCGCATCTTCGCCAAGATCATCGAAGCCTTGCCGTTTAAGCTCACGCCCGCGCAGCAAAGCGTTTTGACGGAAATCCACGCCGATCTCGCCAGCGACAATCGGATGCTGCGTTTGCTGCAAGGCGATGTCGGTTCGGGCAAGACTCTGGTGGCCCTGCTTGCCATGGCGACTTGCGTCGAGGCTGGACGGCAGGCGGCGCTGATGGCGCCGACGGAAATTCTCGCTCGCCAGCATTTTCAGGCGCTGAGCGGATGGGCCGAAGCCGGCCTCAAACTCGCGCTGCTCACCGGGCGCGACAAAGGCGCCGAACGGACCAGAACCCTCGACGCCCTCGCCTCGGGCGCGATCGACATCATCATCGGCACCCATGCGCTCTTTCAGGAGAGCGTCGGCTTTCACGACCTCGGCCTCGCCGTGGTGGATGAGCAGCACCGTTTTGGCGTGCATCAACGCCTCGCCCTGGGCGACAAGGGAGAGCGGACCGACATTCTCGTGATGACCGCAACGCCGATCCCGCGCAGTCTGGTGCTAACCTATTTCGGCGACATGGACATTTCGACGATCCGGGAGAAGCCCGCGGGGCGCAAGCCGATCGAGACAAGGGCGCTGCCGCTCGAGCGGATCGACGAACTGGTCACGAGATTACGCAGCGCGATCGACGCCGGGGCGCGGGCTTTCTGGGTCTGTCCGCTGGTCGAGGAAAGCGAGCTTCTTGACGTCGCCGCCGCGCAGGAGCGCTTCACGCATTTGCAGGCTATCTTCGGCGATAAAGTCGGCCTCGTCCACGGCAAGATGAAGAGCCACGACAAGGACGCCGCCATGGCTGCTTTCGCAGCTGGCGCGACGCAAATTCTGGTCGCGACCACGGTGATCGAAGTCGGCGTCGACGTGCCAGAGGCGAGCATCATGGTCATCGAACATGCCGAGCGCTTCGGCCTCGCCCAATTGCATCAGCTGCGTGGCCGCGTCGGACGCGGGGCAGCTAACTCCTCCTGCCTCCTGCTTTACAAAGGTCCGCTCAGCGAGACCGCCAAGGGCCGCATCGCGATCATGCGCGAGACGGAGGACGGGTTTCGCATCGCCGAAGAAGATCTGCGCCTGCGTGGCGAAGGCGAAGTGCTCGGCTCCAAACAATCCGGGCTCCCCGGATTTCGCCTTGCGGACATCGCGGCGCACGGCGATTTGCTGATTCTGGCGCGCAAAGAAGCGCAAAAGGTCGTCGCAGAAAATCCGCGCCTTGAAGGGGAGCGTGGTCAGGCGTTGCGGCTCTTGCTGACGATTTTCGAGCGCGGCGAGGCAATCCGGCTTCTGGGGGCGGGCTGA